From Aedes albopictus strain Foshan chromosome 1, AalbF5, whole genome shotgun sequence, one genomic window encodes:
- the LOC134285379 gene encoding uncharacterized protein LOC134285379 — protein MKCFVPTCRSEFTRNSKKNGWKSKHRFPKNTAQRYGWLQAIANAENITINVESINFRTARVCSEHFTDSSFCFRKSKRFLTDEAVPTVFQSNKENCSEFLVSELAGSVTTQQLDSGPVSDTHQDHRRSGFGSIQRTFNVGADQLLPQHRTLRSPISNNLEHHHSIKHHNNNLLDASTKTANTDESGASAPTAQNKVGTENGNRRR, from the exons ATGAAGTGCTTCGTGCCGACCTGCCGCAGTGAATTCACTCGCAACTCCAAGAAAAACGGATGGAAATCCAAACATCGATTTCCTAAAAATACCGCGCAACGTTATGGCTGGTTGCAGGCTATAGCTAATGCGGAAAACATTACAATTAACGTCGAAAGCATAAACTTCCGAACAGCACGAGTATGTTCGGAACACTTCACGGACTCTTCGTTTTGTTTCCGGAAAAGCAAGAGGTTTCTCACCGACGAAGCAGTTCCGACAGTGTTTCAAAGCAATAAAGAAAATTGCAG CGAATTTCTTGTATCCGAACTGGCTGGTTCGGTTACCACACAACAGCTGGATTCTGGCCCAGTTAGCGATACTCATCAGGATCATCGACGATCCGGCTTTGGCAGTATACAACGTACCTTCAATGTGGGTGCGGATCAGCTGCTTCCTCAGCACCGTACACTTCGTTCTCCCATTTCAAACAATCTCGAGCACCACCATTCGATCAAACACCACAACAACAATTTGCTGGATGCCTCCACCAAAACTGCCAACACGGATGAATCAGGTGCATCTGCGCCAACTGCACAGAACAAAGTCGGTACAGAAAACGGTAATCGTAGAAGGTAA
- the LOC109622746 gene encoding protein FAM50 homolog, whose translation MAYYKGAASEGGRAMQLMKKREIAQQEIEFRKKKIEEDLKVSNIENKFATHYDAVEQQLKTSTIGLVTLDEMKQKQEDIVREREKKLAQKKEEKDREKLKALEAKQAEKDRQRKQIQALSFDPEDDEEGDDDEDEEQPLDIKPRKWQTEECSEPRIKKIKKNPDVDTSFLPDREREEMDNKLREELRQEWAMKQATLKDQEIPITFSYWDGSGHRKCVTMKKGNSIYQFLQKCLEMLRKEFSELKTVMADQLMYVKEDLILPHHYTFYDFIVTKARGKSGPLFSFDVKDDIRMISDATVEKEETHAGKVLLRSWYERNKHIFPASRWEPYDPTKVYDKYTIKDKCKK comes from the exons ATGGCGTACTACAAAGGAGCAGCCAGCGAAGGGGGTCGCGCTATGCAGTTGATGAAAAAACGAGAAATCGCCCAACAGGAAATCGAGTTCCGTAAGAAAAAGATCGAAGAGGATCTGAAAGTTAGCAACATCGAGAACAAATTTGCTACTCACTATGATGCCGTGGAACAGCAGCTTAAAACGTCGACCATTGGTTTGGTCACACTTGATGAGATGAAACAGAAGCAGGAGGACATTGTCCGAGAACGGGAAAAGAAGCTGGCTCAGAAAAAGGAGGAAAAAGACCGCGAGAAACTCAAGGCTCTGGAAGCGAAACAAGCGGAAAAAGATCGACAACGTAAGCAGATTCAGGCACTTTCGTTTGACCCGGAGGATGACGAAGAAGGTGACGATGACGAAGACGAAGAACAGCCATTGGATATAAAACCTCGTAAATGGCAAACTGAAGAATGCTCCGAGCCAAGGATtaagaaaatcaagaaaaatcCCGATGTAGATACTTCCTTCTTGCCAGATAGGGAACGCGAAGAAATGGACAATAAGCTAAGGGAAGAGCTGCGCCAAGAATGGGCCATGAAGCAGGCAACCCTAAAAGACCAAGAAATCCCCATTACTTTCAGTTACTGGGACGGATCAGGACACAGAAAGTGTGTTACGATGAAAAAGGGAAACTCCATTTATCAGTTTTTACAGAAATGTCTGGAAATGCTTCGGAAGGAATTTAGCGAGCTTAAGACAGTGATGGCAGATCAACTGATGTATGTAAAGGAAGATTTGATTCTTCCTCATCATTACACATTTTACGACTTCATCGTGACGAAAGCCCGCGGGAAAAGTGGGCCACTGTTCAGCTTTGATGT CAAAGATGACATTCGTATGATCAGCGATGCCACCGTGGAGAAGGAAGAAACCCATGCCGGAAAAGTGTTGCTACGTTCGTGGTACGAAAGGAATAAACACATTTTCCCTGCATCTCGTTGGGAACCATACGATCCCACAAAGGTCTACGATAAGTACACGATCAAGGATAAGTGTAAGAAGTAG